In Streptomyces hawaiiensis, one genomic interval encodes:
- a CDS encoding TAXI family TRAP transporter solute-binding subunit has protein sequence MSRTLPRIGRRRALQGGAASLVVLGLLLWWLRPWAEEPPSGTITFSTGTRAGVYHEYGELLRNEIDKDMPDLKVRLLTSAGSQENVADVATGKADFAIAAADAAATYELDNGPGADRLRGLARLYDDYVQLVVPPDSDIHSVADLRGKRVAIGLPNSGVRLIANGVLKAAGIDPEKDIKPSSDGIDTGPKRLGHGLDAFFWSGGLPTDGLSRLAKKSASAFRFVPIDATLVAKLHDQGGATRYYRATKMPESAYPTIQRGHPVPTLAVSNVLLTRSDMDPRLTEWLTRTVLDSRDLIGATVHSAQLVDVRTAIYTDPLQLHVGAQRYYQSVKP, from the coding sequence ATGTCCAGAACGCTCCCCCGAATCGGCAGGCGCCGGGCCCTGCAGGGCGGCGCCGCCTCCCTCGTGGTCCTCGGCCTGCTGCTGTGGTGGCTGCGCCCCTGGGCCGAGGAGCCGCCGAGCGGGACCATCACGTTCAGCACCGGCACCCGCGCGGGGGTCTACCACGAGTACGGGGAACTCCTGCGCAACGAGATCGACAAGGACATGCCCGACCTGAAGGTGCGGCTGCTGACCAGCGCCGGCTCACAGGAGAACGTCGCCGACGTGGCGACCGGCAAGGCCGACTTCGCGATCGCCGCCGCCGACGCGGCCGCCACGTACGAACTCGACAACGGCCCGGGCGCCGACCGGCTGCGGGGCCTCGCCCGCCTGTACGACGACTACGTCCAGCTCGTCGTACCGCCCGACTCGGACATCCACTCCGTCGCCGACCTGCGGGGCAAGCGCGTGGCCATAGGGCTGCCGAACTCCGGCGTACGGCTGATAGCCAACGGTGTGCTCAAGGCGGCCGGCATCGACCCGGAGAAGGACATCAAGCCGTCCTCGGACGGCATCGACACCGGGCCCAAGCGTCTGGGGCACGGCCTCGACGCGTTCTTCTGGTCGGGCGGGCTGCCCACGGACGGTCTCAGCCGCCTGGCCAAGAAGTCGGCGTCGGCCTTCCGCTTCGTGCCGATCGACGCCACCCTCGTCGCCAAACTGCACGACCAGGGCGGGGCCACGCGCTACTACCGCGCCACCAAGATGCCGGAGTCGGCCTACCCCACCATCCAGCGCGGCCATCCGGTGCCGACCCTGGCGGTGTCCAACGTGCTGCTCACCCGCAGCGACATGGATCCCCGGCTCACCGAGTGGCTGACCCGTACGGTGCTCGACAGCCGGGACCTCATCGGCGCGACCGTCCACTCCGCCCAACTGGTCGACGTCCGCACGGCGATCTACACCGACCCGCTGCAACTGCACGTAGGCGCCCAGCGCTACTACCAGTCGGTCAAGCCGTAG
- a CDS encoding sensor histidine kinase: MRTRLLPLLIVLMAAVLLALGIPLAVSLAGAHQQKVVVDRIDDTARFAALAQFVTDSPDGTTGAFENERLATLSSELRSYYEVYGIRAGVFYRTGSPMAHAPEEWSLPKEGEVRDAFAEAKLSRRSHDPKQVWPWQRRNLVVASPVIRDGDVVAVVVTDSPTGQMRSRTLHGWLVIGAGEFAAMLLAVGAALRLTGWVLKPVRVLDATTHDIATGRLKSRVAAAGGPPELQRLARSFNEMADNVEDVLEQQRAFVADASHQLRNPLAALLLRIELLSFELPEGNKEIASVQAEGKRLAQVLDDLLDLALAEHTEADLRITDIGELAAERLAAWAPTAEAKGVRLVGDCPPTTAWADPVALSSALDAVIDNAVKFTPGDQTVEVTVSSYGDTSTVVVTDHGPGLTDEELARVGDRFWRSGRHQNIKGSGLGLSISRALLAAGGGSIAYDRHEPHGLKVTVAVPRSAPAA, encoded by the coding sequence GTGCGCACTCGTCTGCTCCCGCTGCTCATCGTCCTGATGGCGGCCGTGCTCCTCGCGCTCGGCATCCCGCTCGCGGTCAGCCTCGCCGGCGCGCACCAGCAGAAGGTCGTGGTCGACCGGATCGACGACACGGCGCGCTTCGCGGCCCTCGCGCAGTTCGTCACCGACTCGCCCGACGGGACCACCGGCGCGTTCGAGAACGAGCGGCTGGCCACCCTCAGCAGCGAGCTCCGCAGCTACTACGAGGTCTACGGCATCCGCGCCGGTGTCTTCTACCGCACGGGCAGTCCCATGGCCCACGCCCCGGAGGAGTGGTCCCTGCCCAAGGAGGGCGAGGTCCGGGACGCCTTCGCCGAGGCCAAGCTCAGCCGCCGCAGCCACGATCCGAAGCAGGTGTGGCCCTGGCAGCGCCGCAACCTCGTGGTGGCCTCGCCGGTCATCCGGGACGGCGACGTCGTCGCGGTCGTCGTCACCGACTCGCCGACCGGGCAGATGCGCTCGCGCACGCTGCACGGCTGGCTGGTCATCGGCGCGGGTGAGTTCGCCGCGATGCTGCTGGCCGTCGGCGCCGCCCTGCGACTGACCGGCTGGGTGCTCAAGCCCGTACGGGTCCTGGACGCCACCACCCACGACATCGCCACCGGGCGGCTCAAGTCCCGGGTCGCGGCCGCCGGCGGGCCGCCGGAACTCCAGCGCCTGGCCCGGTCGTTCAACGAGATGGCCGACAACGTCGAGGACGTGCTGGAGCAGCAGCGCGCCTTCGTCGCCGACGCCTCGCACCAGCTGCGCAACCCCCTCGCGGCGCTGCTGCTGCGCATCGAGCTGCTCTCCTTCGAGCTGCCCGAGGGCAACAAGGAGATCGCCTCGGTCCAGGCCGAGGGCAAGCGTCTCGCGCAGGTCCTGGACGACCTGCTCGATCTGGCGCTGGCCGAGCACACCGAGGCGGATCTGAGGATCACCGACATCGGGGAGCTCGCCGCCGAACGCCTCGCGGCCTGGGCGCCGACCGCCGAGGCCAAGGGTGTGCGCCTGGTGGGGGACTGCCCGCCGACGACCGCGTGGGCCGACCCGGTCGCGCTGTCCAGCGCGCTGGACGCGGTCATCGACAACGCGGTGAAGTTCACGCCCGGGGACCAGACCGTCGAGGTGACCGTCTCCTCCTACGGCGACACCTCGACCGTCGTCGTGACCGACCATGGCCCCGGCCTCACCGACGAGGAGCTGGCCCGCGTCGGCGACCGCTTCTGGCGCAGCGGCCGGCATCAGAACATCAAGGGCTCGGGCCTCGGGCTGTCCATCTCGCGAGCGCTGCTCGCGGCGGGCGGCGGTTCGATCGCGTACGACCGTCACGAGCCGCACGGGCTGAAGGTGACGGTGGCGGTGCCGAGGTCGGCGCCTGCGGCGTGA